In the genome of Brachypodium distachyon strain Bd21 chromosome 3, Brachypodium_distachyon_v3.0, whole genome shotgun sequence, the window ACCAAGGTATTTGAGTAAGCTAAAATAGGATAGTTTGCAAATTGCAACAGAGTCAACACATAAAATTTCTCTTCAGTCAACAGACATAAAACACACCTGAGATAACAAACGGGCAACCACCAAAAGCCTCTTATGGTGTGACTGTGGTTTGCACCAGGCTTCTCCTTAGCCTGCCtataaaagaaaacatcaaGAAATTGGCCAACTGTGTCGAGGGTGAAGACTGAAGCAGTAGGTGAACAGGCAAGTCACTGTGTCTGTGAATCAACTACCAAAGAGAATCGGAGGCTGCAGAGCATTGGTGGGAAATCGGATGGCTAAAACAATCAGAATGATGTGGTATGCCTCTCCAATATTGAGAAGGTAACCGAATCTAGCTAAAGTACGGATTACCAAACATGACAGGGAAAATCTGAAAAGAGAAACACCTCCTGATGACGAGGTGCATTTTCCCCCTTAATCCCACGTGATAATGGTAATAACAAGAATCTCATTTCTAACTTTAACATGAGGCTACAGCATGTTACAGTATACGCCACCATCACTCAGAATTTAGGGGCACCCCAAAAATACCAAAAAGAATGTACCGTTCATGATTCGTTAGCAGAGCAATAACAACTGACGACACTGAACGAAGCCCTTGTCAAGATCTGTATGAAGCACCTCCATATATGCTCTCAAAATAACCCCAAAAAATGACTGTGGGCAGTATGAACAGAATAGCTGTTCAAGCCCACTTGCAAAATTCTCTTCAACTGAGAGCCACTCTCTGTCCAAACAAATTGTTGTTTCTCACCGTCTGCTTGCCATAAATCTTGTCCTAATTGCTCCCTGATCCATGAGTAGGCACCAGACAAATTATCTTACTCAGCCACCCTTTCGTAAAAAAGAATGTAAGCCTCACAGTTAAGAACCTCCTCCAGAGAGGCTTCTCTGACTTGTGCATCGCTTGCATAAAACCAAGACTTGGAGGCGCggctctgctgctgccgacCCCCTATCTTGCCAGATCTTACATATGCAACATAATGCCCTCCTGTCATGGTTCCCATGTGCTCGACAACAGCAACTAGCCGATAAGTGGTGTTGTCACTCTCCTTAGATCTGCATAATTAATAAAACAGTGATCTCCAAAGTCCAAGCCAATTTAAATTTTAAGTCTGTAAATGACTCTTTCTACCCATAAATCACAAATATGGACATTTCAAATTGTTGAAAAAAGTGCACCATATGTACTCCCTAAATTTGTGTGAGCTGTCACTTGGGTTTTAAAGTTTAGGATAGCACACTTACGCACACCAGACTTGAAGATTGCACATTTAGGCACCTAAACATGAATAAGTGTGTCAACAGAGATCAAGTGTCATATATCAAGTTTTACTCTAAACTATATAATTCTTAGAAATTAGAACTAAAATGATATTGCTCAAACATGACAATGCTGCTTAAACTCAGTTTGAGTCCCTAGTGTAAAACCAAATTTCGGTGAGCAGTCAGCACCACTTCAATTCTAAATCATGTATGCACCACTCAATGAGTTGGAATAGTGAACCTGTGCTACTAATTTAACCCTATCCTCCAGATTGACGTTGATTATGAACAGCATTTCATgcatttctctttctttcagGATAAGAACATGGCAGACTTGAATCAGAAAATAAGATAAGATTGTGAACAAATTGTAAAATATGCCTATAGAACAAATTCTAGAATATTAAAAGCCCATGAATCAAGATCGTATACTATTTATCATTTCAGTTCTCTAGTTTGCTGGAACCTTCCAAATATAAGAAAACTTCTATGGctgaaaaaaaataatttctGTTCTATTGAATTGATTATTGAAGAAAAAATCCACCCAACTATGAGTAAGGAAAGGTATAGTGTCGTCACCCAACTATGAGTGAGGAAAGGTATAGTGTCGTTTTTATCTTCTTAGACCATAGTGGTGAAGTGCTACATGGCCAACTAGTAATTTAGTACACCATAGATAAACAGTGGTCAAGTGGTGTCTCCTTGTGGGCTACTAGGAATCACCTAGCAACAAAAAGCTGCAGGTAAGCAGGAATCTATTTGGTCGATTAAAAAATGGCGATTTCAAccgatttaaaaaaaaatggctgCAGGTAAGCCCAAAATTGTTGGGTCGACTAAAAAAATGGTAAATACAACTGAGTTACAAAACGTTGGTACCTTGGGTCTATGAATGACCGTACATCGAGCATCTCCTTAAAGCACACATGCCCTTTCAATTTCTTGAACCGGCCATGGGGGTCTTGGCTGAATCTGTTCAAAGTAATCGTCAATACAGGTGGTGCCTTGCTGATAAGAATTCTTCTCATTGCAGCTCTGAAAACTTTTGTTTCATCCTCTTTCTGTTTATTTTGGTTATCTTGCCCTTTGTGTGCCCTGCCAGCCATCTTCATTCGCTTCCCCCTGCCCATATTCCTCGTGATGACATCTTCATTATCTTTGACACTCGGTAAGATGGTTTGTGTCTGCGATGGAAGGCTACTAGTCACAACTTCTTCAGCATTGGCACCAGACTCAACCATTCTGTCTATAGTAGTACTGGAAGAGGCAGGGTCATTATCACCACAACTCACTGGTGCACTTGCTTCTTCAGCAGCTATATCCACGGTATGCCCATCATGTTTACTGTCTGGCTGTTCAATCGCATCAACAGTAAACACTGTATTCAGTAAAGTACCATTTCTAGTGTCTGGAGAATTACCATTAGAGGTGTTTTCAGCATCAGGATTTGCACACTCCCATTTGTTACAGCACAAGTCAGGGTCTACATTGTCAGAGCAACCATCAGTTGTCATAATCTGACCAATATCCTCCTTTTTGCTGCAGTTTGCGGTAACCTTATCACCACCTTGTCTTGCATCGCCACTTGCCATCATTTTCTCACTGTCCTTTCTGTCACTAGCACTAGCCACCATCTCGTCACCCTCTTTTCCTTCGTTGGTATTTGGGCGTGCAACAGCGCTAGAACAGTGCTCACAATGCCACAACTCAGATAGCAGTTCTGGCTCAGTATACAAAGCTAAGCAGCCCTCAACTGATACGAGAGCATTACTATCATCCACCTCATCATCAGCACTGTtgctactccaagccatgacATCAATAACTCCAGCTGTAGTTTCTTTCTTAGCTTCAGAAGTTACTTCAGGCTCATTAAACATATCACCAAGACCAATATAGTCATCTTGTTCTCCATTTCCACCAGATACAGGATGTGTATTATTTTCTGTTACTGGAGAAATGTCTGGAGCAGGACCAACATCTTTTGGACACTGTGAGCTTCTTACAGTTTCACAAATTTCGTCGGCCGTTGTACAAAATTCTTTGTAAGGAAGCAAGATAACAGGCTGTGAACAAGCTGCATCATCAACGATGTTCTCACATGAGTGCTCGGAACTCATGACCTTCTCTTTGGGCAAAGTATCATCTCGAGTGTCATATGAACCATGCATCTCACCATTCCTGTCCCAGATCTGTCCTGCTTCAGTAGAACACACAGAATCAAGAATCTCAGACTTTGTTTCATCTGCATCAGCAACAAAATCTAACCAGGAAATGTCATCCTCCACATATGAAGCAGCATTCAGTTCTTGTTTGGGAACAGAAGCGCATGACTCACTGCCCTCAGAGGGCTCAGGCTCTTTCTCACTGACAATCTGTCCCAGTTCTGAACCCAGAATCTGAGAATCATTGCATTCAGCAACTGTTTCAGCTTTTTCTTTGCTATTCTCCACTATTGTAGGAGATATTCTGGTGGTAGTTATCTTCCCATATCTGCGATTTTTGTTCCTATCTCGTATAGACTGCTTGGTTCTCTTGGCTGGTGGTGATGAAACACTCTTGGCTGGAGGCCTCCTTGATGGAACAGGTAGTGATAGATCAAGGAATTGGTCATGTTTAACAGACCCGTGTGTGCACTCTGTGCTGGACACAGTACTAGACAGCTGACCCCCAAAGATGGAATCAACAATTGTAGGAGCCCCTGAATTGGAAGCATCCTCCAGTAGCTTCCGTGCTTCAGTTTCCTCCGTGCGCAAACCATCAAGAAAACAACGGAGTAACTCATGGCTGTCCTGCATCTGGTAGCCTCTAAACTGCGGATACTTTGAGCAAATACTTGAGAAGAGGCTCTTCACGCTAAGTGCACCTCCTGCATCATTTGAAGCACTGGTTTCCAAAAAGAGCTTCTTCAGTAACATTGCAAGGGCTCCTGCTGGAACATCTGGTCCTGACATCTTGCTGCGCAACCTATCAAGTGCGAGGAGGCTCTGGAGCACCGCATTGAAGAAGCATGTGTTTCCAAGATTTGGCAGCCCTCTAATCACATTACCATGGCAATTAGCCAAAACTAGTGCATTGCTATCTACTGCACCAAACACCTTATCATCAGCTGGAGCTGGCACAACTGTATCTACTATAGGCATCTCGATAGACACCTTATTTTCACATGACAAGCAATATGCAACAGTTGGTTCATCATACCGTGCAGCCCACCAATGCCTGTCTTGCTTGGCATGCCTTCTGGCATGGCCGTATGGCTTGGTCTCAGACACCGCACCACCACAGAAATGCCGACCGCAGTCCAAGCAGATCCACATATCACTCTTCTCGACCTTTGCCTGCGCCTTGGcagcacctccacctcctttcttcttctgttgctTACCGCCTTTCTTCCGTGGGGCATCCTCTCGGCAATGCTCGCACGAAGCGAGATGCTTGGAAGACATGATCTCCCGGAGGACCTTGTCCAAGTGGGGACTGTCACGCCCGTAGTGGCCGCACTGCTGCCAGTCGCTGGCTGACACAGCCGCTTCCTCTGTTGAGTTACTCGCTTCCTGCAACCCCGCATCGCCGGATCCAGCAGCGGCCAGCGGTTCCCGCTGCTGCGCTTTCTTGGCTTTGGTCTTCAGCTTCTTCCCCATCCCTTCTGAAACACAAGAATCCGGTGTGAACGCGAGCAGCGGATCTAGTTGGTTTGCCGAGCGTACCACGGGAactaaggagatgaaacggggagctaaagggcggaatccgtttcGTGGGGTGActggaggagaaacggtcgggagcgagagaatcgaaggggagaccaaccggcggtggcggtggcggcgctggcgcgaggaggaagacgagcgagggggctggggcgcgaggcagcgagatgggcctAGAAGGGGGGGAGGGGTGCGGCTCTCACCGAGGGAAAAAGGGAGATGGGCTGGGCTCCTGCGCATGAGAAAAAGAATTGGTTTGAGAATTCATCTGGGCGAGTCAAACCATGTTACGGagtagagtaaaatgcaccgcaGTCCCTGTACTGACACCGCAATCACTGTATGTGATCTGTATTTTCAATCTACACCGCAATCACTGTATGTGATCTGTATTCTCAATTTAATCACTGTATTTTAAAAATCAAACGTTACGGTCACGAAATATCTCACGCACGGTATTCCTAAATATTTGTTCACGCACGGTATTCTTAAATATTTAAATATTTGTACGTCTCACATGGCAGCTGGGCGCGGCGATTTTACAATTCGGTCCTTCTAGCGCGTGGGCCACACCAATTCCCCTGCCTTGAAAAAATTCCCCACCCTGTTCTTCCAATCCCTAATGGCATTCCTCTCCCGATTGCCAATTCGCTAGCTCTTTGCCTACCCgttgagctgctgctgctagttCTTTGCCTGCCCGTTGAGTTGCTGCTCTCCCGATTGCAAATTCGCTAGATCTTTTCTGCCCGTTgagctcctgctgctgctctgctacGTCTGCGGCCGCGCGGAGGCCCTCGCCGAATTCCGTTCCCTAGTTCCGTTCCTGGACACTGAGTTTATCAAATCACAATTCCTATAGGCAGCATCCGGCAGTCCGATTCTCCGTCGAGAGGGAACTGCTGACCAGCGAGGGGCGAGCAGATGGCCGTTGTTGAGGAAGGAGACGACGACTGGCAAGAACGGTGCTCCGCGACGGCGCTCGCGCGTCCAggccccgcctccgccgttgGGCAGCACGGTGAGCACGCGGATGAGCCGTTCCACCAGCGCCGCCGGGAAGCTCACGTCGCGGGGCCGTCGGAACCCGTCCGCCCCcacggcgaggccgaggcagAGCAGAAcaccggcggcgagggtgATCCATTCCGACCGGTGGTGGCGAGCACCAGGCGACGAGGAGTTGGATCGGCCGGGAGTTGGATTGGGGGATCAGGTGTTGCGTGCTTGCAGCTTTGTGGACGAGGAGTTGGACGACAAGGTCGCATATGCTTCAGCAGCGCCAGATTGGTGGGCCCGCGTTCCAAAAGGGCCGTAATGCAAAATCGCCGCGTCCAGCTGTCAAGTCGGATGTATGAATACCGTACGCGTACGTGAAATTCAGTAACTGTAACTTGCGATTTTCAAAACACAGTGACTAAATTAAGAATACGGATCAAGTATAGTGACTgcgggtgcattttactctacgGAATATATGCAAACTTACGTgtccgctcaaaaaaaaatgcgaaCTTACAAGCTACtcaatggagggagtatcaatttAGGGACAGTTAAATCTAGAACATGCAAAAAAAGCACGAATTGTAACTATCGCTTAACCATGTTTCTCTATACTTATCCAACATTATCTTATGTTTGATTCTCACCTTTCATCGTTGGCTCAATACAAAGGTTTGCAAATGAAGAAGGaaggtcttccttttttttaccaaacgCCATCGACAAGGTGATCGGGatggaaaagagagagagagaggagcacGAACaaggctctttttttttgctagggCTCTTTTTTAGGATTTACCATgaatctatatctatatctatatcatCTGCcaaactttccaaaaaaattgtggcACCACAAATTTAAAAATATGGACCGTTctcttcaccgtcgtctgtcaaaaCTTCCCAAAAAACAATTGTGAGAATTGGACTGGAACTCCGCGAGAGAATCCATCGCCAGCGGGATCGTTACGAGAGTCGGGCAACAACTCCGAATCTGACGATAAAAAGATCGCTCCGTCGAAACACTACGGGAGTCGGAAGAAGAGACCCGATAGGGCACCCATCGGGCAAGGAATCGAAGCCACAACCGTCACGGCTGGTCCCCTCTTCCGTTTCCCATCCACGACCGTCTCCTCCTAAGGCTAAATTACATGAGGAGATGGCGAATTGTTAGAACAAGCTGATGAGATAGACTGCGAGAGAGAATGATGGCTACGGCGCCTAGGGCATAGTAGAGAGAACGAGAGATGATGGCCGAGTGTAGAATGAGAGATGGGAGAAGGCGCCTCGATGCCTTTCTTCTGTGAGCCTGACTAAGCGAGAGAGATGGCCAAATAGGCCAAGTTGATGGGTCATCGAGTCATGGGCTACTGGGCCAATTTTGCACTtgatctttatttatttttttacagcagCGTCATCCGTTAATCCTTATTGCATCCAAGGGTCCACAttttatataataaaaataatatgtatttaattaaaatattaactGGGCGACCCATCGCGTATCCATGGGTATAAACATATACCCAAACATATACCCTGCCCATGACTAATCGGGCGAACCATCGGGTATACCATGGGCGTAAACGTCGACCCATATCCTACCCATTTGGGTTGGATATCCGCGGGCGAGTTGCCATATTTAATACTTGCCAACCATATAAGACGGACTCCAGCCGCCACGCAGAGACAGGACTACGAGCAGACAGATAGCCGAGAGGCCAACGACGTCAAGTCATCGAACTGCCCACAAGCCAGATCCGCCGAACAACTTGAGCAAATAAGtggaaaaaaattacacgTGCACTTCCAGTTTATTAATTAGGCTTGATTTAATCTAATATTGATAAGCTCTTTCAGAAACCAGCAAAATCAAAATAAGCATGCTCAATAAAATAATCAAATGTCTATACTCATAAACAAACATTCAGCTCCCAAAACATAATTTGTTGCCCTTCTAACTCTTTGTTTTAACAGGTGAagtgagatagtggagagaactaaaaaaaattaagtgattccgtctcaaaacttctttgaccggatgatgttatataattttcgGAAGGAAGtgtattgttctattttgagaGACTAGAGTATAGAGACACAAATCTTTGGAAGAAACCTTTTTTATAGAGATATTTGGTGATCgttaaagaagagcaaagagaggttttgatgcatgtttttgaatgtatcattttattttgttgtcccgttgcaacgcacgggcatttcagTTTATATAGCAATCAAATACGAGTTGAATGTTGAatataaaaaaagtaaaatacaACATTAGTACTTAAACTCGGAACGAATATACAGTTTAATTCACGAATTCAAAAAAATGCACACTTAAAGGCCTAAAATGGTATTAGTGTAATAATTCAGTCAAAAAACGGTTCCGTGCGGTTAACCCCGGCCACGTGACAGCCATGTCGATTTAAACCAGAGCCGTGAGGTTATGTTTGGGTTTCGTGCGAAAGATGTTCAgttagtttcttttttgttttaacCTACCCCGTCCTGGTGGGCGGCTGTCTTACGTGTTTGTGTGAGTCTCACGCCTTTTTGTGCGGAATAGCAAAAGGGCATATATCACATCTGATAAGCAATAAACACTTGCTGGGTGCATTTTGCCTACCATTGTGGAACTCTCTCCCAAAGTTGGTGATGGCTGGCTGGATCCTCCTAGTCTAGTTCTACATCGACCTCCTCTCCTTCTAGTTTACTACCATCCCATTCGGCAAATCAAGAGTGGTCACGAATGTCACGAGGCAAGGACCGAATGGCGCTCGATCCTTAGCACCGGAACCTAAGAAAAAAGCTGACATGTCACTGC includes:
- the LOC100834637 gene encoding ubiquitin carboxyl-terminal hydrolase 2 isoform X2 — its product is MGKKLKTKAKKAQQREPLAAAGSGDAGLQEASNSTEEAAVSASDWQQCGHYGRDSPHLDKVLREIMSSKHLASCEHCREDAPRKKGGKQQKKKGGGGAAKAQAKVEKSDMWICLDCGRHFCGGAVSETKPYGHARRHAKQDRHWWAARYDEPTVAYCLSCENKVSIEMPIVDTVVPAPADDKVFGAVDSNALVLANCHGNVIRGLPNLGNTCFFNAVLQSLLALDRLRSKMSGPDVPAGALAMLLKKLFLETSASNDAGGALSVKSLFSSICSKYPQFRGYQMQDSHELLRCFLDGLRTEETEARKLLEDASNSGAPTIVDSIFGGQLSSTVSSTECTHGSVKHDQFLDLSLPVPSRRPPAKSVSSPPAKRTKQSIRDRNKNRRYGKITTTRISPTIVENSKEKAETVAECNDSQILGSELGQIVSEKEPEPSEGSESCASVPKQELNAASYVEDDISWLDFVADADETKSEILDSVCSTEAGQIWDRNGEMHGSYDTRDDTLPKEKVMSSEHSCENIVDDAACSQPVILLPYKEFCTTADEICETVRSSQCPKDVGPAPDISPVTENNTHPVSGGNGEQDDYIGLGDMFNEPEVTSEAKKETTAGVIDVMAWSSNSADDEVDDSNALVSVEGCLALYTEPELLSELWHCEHCSSAVARPNTNEGKEGDEMVASASDRKDSEKMMASGDARQGGDKVTANCSKKEDIGQIMTTDGCSDNVDPDLCCNKWECANPDAENTSNGNSPDTRNGTLLNTVFTVDAIEQPDSKHDGHTVDIAAEEASAPVSCGDNDPASSSTTIDRMVESGANAEEVVTSSLPSQTQTILPSVKDNEDVITRNMGRGKRMKMAGRAHKGQDNQNKQKEDETKVFRAAMRRILISKAPPVLTITLNRFSQDPHGRFKKLKGHVCFKEMLDVRSFIDPRCLNVQSSSLVCI
- the LOC100834637 gene encoding ubiquitin carboxyl-terminal hydrolase 2 isoform X1, encoding MGKKLKTKAKKAQQREPLAAAGSGDAGLQEASNSTEEAAVSASDWQQCGHYGRDSPHLDKVLREIMSSKHLASCEHCREDAPRKKGGKQQKKKGGGGAAKAQAKVEKSDMWICLDCGRHFCGGAVSETKPYGHARRHAKQDRHWWAARYDEPTVAYCLSCENKVSIEMPIVDTVVPAPADDKVFGAVDSNALVLANCHGNVIRGLPNLGNTCFFNAVLQSLLALDRLRSKMSGPDVPAGALAMLLKKLFLETSASNDAGGALSVKSLFSSICSKYPQFRGYQMQDSHELLRCFLDGLRTEETEARKLLEDASNSGAPTIVDSIFGGQLSSTVSSTECTHGSVKHDQFLDLSLPVPSRRPPAKSVSSPPAKRTKQSIRDRNKNRRYGKITTTRISPTIVENSKEKAETVAECNDSQILGSELGQIVSEKEPEPSEGSESCASVPKQELNAASYVEDDISWLDFVADADETKSEILDSVCSTEAGQIWDRNGEMHGSYDTRDDTLPKEKVMSSEHSCENIVDDAACSQPVILLPYKEFCTTADEICETVRSSQCPKDVGPAPDISPVTENNTHPVSGGNGEQDDYIGLGDMFNEPEVTSEAKKETTAGVIDVMAWSSNSADDEVDDSNALVSVEGCLALYTEPELLSELWHCEHCSSAVARPNTNEGKEGDEMVASASDRKDSEKMMASGDARQGGDKVTANCSKKEDIGQIMTTDGCSDNVDPDLCCNKWECANPDAENTSNGNSPDTRNGTLLNTVFTVDAIEQPDSKHDGHTVDIAAEEASAPVSCGDNDPASSSTTIDRMVESGANAEEVVTSSLPSQTQTILPSVKDNEDVITRNMGRGKRMKMAGRAHKGQDNQNKQKEDETKVFRAAMRRILISKAPPVLTITLNRFSQDPHGRFKKLKGHVCFKEMLDVRSFIDPRSKESDNTTYRLVAVVEHMGTMTGGHYVAYVRSGKIGGRQQQSRASKSWFYASDAQVREASLEEVLNCEAYILFYERVAE